Proteins from a single region of Pseudomonas sp. 10S4:
- a CDS encoding LamB/YcsF family protein — translation MKIDLNADLGEGFGPWRMGEDEALMSLISSANVACGFHAGDPLIMDNTVRLAKAGGIDLGAHVGFPDLMGFGRRQMNIELKELATYVIYQLGALAGMAAVNGHRITHMSFHGALGNMVAADAALAEPLVCAVAAFDPTLIISSSSSRAIENAADKCGLRVATTFLADRAYDDDCLLVPRKVPGSVIKEPAAVLQRVRQLLEEGTVTTLNGKHIAVPAHSILLHGDTPGAVDLARTIRREIELAGGCITPISQLLA, via the coding sequence ATGAAGATTGATTTGAACGCGGATCTGGGCGAGGGCTTCGGACCTTGGCGCATGGGTGAAGATGAAGCGTTGATGAGCCTGATCTCATCGGCCAACGTGGCGTGCGGTTTTCATGCCGGCGATCCGCTGATCATGGATAACACCGTGCGTCTGGCCAAGGCCGGCGGCATCGATCTGGGTGCCCATGTGGGCTTCCCCGATTTGATGGGTTTTGGCCGGCGGCAGATGAACATTGAACTCAAGGAACTGGCGACCTACGTGATTTATCAGCTCGGGGCGCTGGCCGGGATGGCGGCGGTCAATGGCCATCGCATAACCCACATGAGTTTTCACGGCGCGCTGGGCAACATGGTCGCCGCCGACGCGGCGTTGGCCGAGCCCCTAGTCTGTGCGGTGGCAGCGTTCGATCCGACGCTGATTATCAGTTCATCGAGCAGTCGGGCCATCGAAAACGCCGCTGACAAATGCGGGTTGCGGGTCGCCACCACGTTTCTGGCTGACCGTGCCTACGACGACGACTGCCTGCTGGTGCCGCGCAAGGTGCCGGGCTCGGTGATCAAGGAACCGGCGGCCGTGTTGCAACGGGTTCGACAGTTGCTGGAGGAGGGCACCGTGACCACGCTCAACGGCAAGCACATTGCGGTGCCGGCGCATTCGATCCTGCTGCACGGCGACACCCCTGGCGCAGTGGACCTGGCCCGCACCATCCGTCGAGAAATCGAGCTGGCGGGCGGTTGCATCACGCCTATTTCGCAACTGTTGGCGTAA
- a CDS encoding SDR family oxidoreductase, with the protein MPFSDYKTALVTGASSGIGAAVVERLCQEGVQVHALARSAEKLQELAAKTGCIAHAIDVTDLAGLTRLFGTQQFDILVNNAGVDKPGSILKADAEGIDLLIDVNLRAVLHLARLALPGMVERDCGHIINISSIAAAYNFGGNSTYHATKAAVSMLSRQLRIDAFGKRVRVTEICPGRVATDIFAHVHGDSEDTYKRFVEGFELPQAKDIADAIAFAIAAPISVNVGHMEITPTLQVPGGLSTARPQDYQG; encoded by the coding sequence ATGCCATTTTCAGATTACAAAACCGCGCTGGTGACCGGCGCCTCTTCCGGGATTGGCGCCGCCGTCGTCGAGCGCCTGTGTCAGGAAGGCGTGCAGGTGCATGCCTTAGCTCGCAGCGCTGAGAAGCTACAAGAACTGGCGGCGAAAACCGGCTGCATCGCACATGCCATCGATGTTACCGACCTGGCCGGGTTGACCCGTCTGTTCGGAACCCAGCAGTTCGACATTCTGGTGAACAACGCCGGGGTCGATAAACCGGGTTCGATTCTCAAGGCTGACGCCGAAGGCATCGACTTGCTGATCGACGTCAACCTGCGGGCGGTCTTGCACCTGGCACGTCTGGCGTTGCCGGGTATGGTTGAGCGCGACTGTGGCCACATCATCAACATCAGTTCGATTGCCGCGGCTTACAACTTCGGCGGCAACTCGACTTATCACGCCACCAAAGCGGCCGTGAGCATGCTCTCGCGACAGCTGCGCATCGACGCGTTCGGCAAGCGGGTTCGGGTCACCGAGATCTGTCCAGGCCGGGTGGCCACCGACATCTTTGCCCACGTCCATGGCGATTCCGAAGATACCTACAAGCGTTTCGTCGAAGGTTTCGAACTGCCGCAGGCCAAGGACATCGCCGACGCCATCGCGTTTGCCATCGCCGCGCCGATTTCGGTCAACGTCGGGCACATGGAAATCACCCCGACCCTGCAAGTGCCAGGCGGTCTGTCGACGGCCCGTCCGCAGGATTATCAGGGCTGA
- a CDS encoding biotin/lipoyl-containing protein — protein sequence MLLTHPQQSEVLVSVGSRVAPGQLVALLQVGDLLLPILSQKAGRVAAVLTVCGTTVGFGEAFMRLDAA from the coding sequence TTGCTGCTGACGCACCCGCAACAGAGCGAGGTGCTGGTATCGGTTGGCAGTCGGGTGGCGCCAGGGCAACTGGTCGCGTTGCTGCAAGTCGGCGATTTGCTGTTGCCGATTCTCAGCCAGAAGGCCGGACGGGTGGCGGCGGTGTTGACGGTGTGTGGCACGACGGTGGGTTTTGGCGAGGCGTTCATGCGCCTGGATGCGGCATGA